A segment of the Aromatoleum aromaticum EbN1 genome:
TGCTTGTCATTTTCTGTGGTCCTCCGTTCTGGGAAATCACCGGCATCGCCTGGAACTGCGACGCCTTCACGCTTACCCGGCGCCGAACAGCGCCGCGTTTGCCTCGCCGCAATGTACGGCGGCAAGGACAAACTGGTGGCGGCTGCCGTCCTTGCGTACTTGCGCAGGACAGGAGCCGATATCCGGCTCAAGACGGCGGCGGCGCCGCCAGCGCATTGATCACTTCCTGCACGCCTTCGACCTTGCGCGCAACGGCGTCGGCACGCGGGACCTGGGTGGCCGGAATGCTGCCGGTCAGCGTCACGACTCCTTTTTCCGAGCTGACACTGATTGCGCCGGCGTCCAGGCCTTCCTCGGCCAGCAGCGCCGTTTTCACCTTCGTCGTGAGGACGGCGTCATCGACTGCCTGGCCCGCGCGGTTGGCGTTGGTGTCCACTCTTTCCGTGGTGTCCGCGGTCGTGCCGGGCGCGGCTCCGGTGGTCGTGCCCGGCTCGGCCGGACGGTCGTTGCACCCTGCGAGGGCAAGGCCCAGGCAGGCAACGAGAATCGAGAATCGACGCTTCATGAGCAGACCTCCTTTCGATGTCCGCACTCTGCGCACCTCACCACGGTGAGCGCAGGCGCGACGTTCTATTTCTGCATGATCCCGAGGATCAGGGAGATCACTGCGATCACAAGGAAGATGTAGAAAAGGATCTTGGCGATGCCGACCGCACCGCTCGCGATTCCGCCAAAGCCGAACAGGGCGGCGACGATTGCGATCACGAGGAATATCGCTGCGTAATACAACATGGGACACCTCCGTTTCCAGACAGGGGGAATTTCCCGCTGACACCGTGGGAGAGGCAAACCCTATGCCCGGGCATGCGGCAACATCACCGTCCGAATGCCATCCGGGAGAAGCGCATGATCGCCACCGATGTTGTAACGCTTACATGCGCGGACGCGCCTCGCCGGCCAGACGTGGCTGCATCGATTGCGGTGCGCCGGGCACGGAAGCTGCACGTCCTGATTACCGCGGCATCGGCCGCCTGCCTTCAAAGGACGACGATCATGGCCTTATCGACGATACTTCTCATCCTGCTGGTGCTGCTGCTGGTGGGGGCACTCCCTACCTGGGGCTACAGCAGTTCCTGGGGCTACGGTCCGAGCGGACTGCTGGGGTTCCTCCTGGTTGTACTCCTGGTGCTCGTGCTGCTCGGGGTGTTATAGAGCCACAGTCGTGTCGGGCGCACCAACAAAAACCGGACCCTGCAGGATCCGGTTTTTGTCGGGTGGGGCACGATTTCATTCGTGCCCGCCTCATCCGTAGCGGAGCGTTCAGTGAGTCGAACCGCCCGGTTCCGAAATGCCGCACACCGCTTCGCCGGCCGGCTCCGCGCCTTCCGTGTTCGCGATGTCGGCGAGCGCCACGATCCCCACCAGCCGCTTGTTGCGATCGAGCACGACGAGCCGATGGATCTGCTCGTCACCCATGTTGCGGGCGACGTGGGCGATATCCTCGTCTTCGAAGCAGTATTTGACTTCCTTGGTCATGACGTCGCGGACACGAGTATCGGAATTCTTCCCGGCCGCAACCGCCCGGATCGCGATGTCGCGGTCGGTCACCATGCCGATGAGTTTTTCGCCGTCGTTGACCGGCAGCGATCCCACGTTCCATTCCGCCATCATGCGTGCTGCGTCCTCGATGGTCTGCTCGGGATCGAGCATTCGCACGTCCATCGTCATTGCCTCGCTGACTTGCATGATGCACCTCCTCAATCAGGAAGCAGGCACCGCCTGCGTCCCTGCAGCGATGCAAAAGCGGTGCCCGGAAACTCGCCTGCAGACCGGGGAGCCCGGTGCGAGCAGGCATTGCGTTTGCTCCTGCCGACGATACCCTTCCCTCCCTGTGGAACTCATCATGAAACCAGCCCTGATCGCGATCGGCACGCTTGCCCTGGGCGCGAGCGCCCTGTATTTCCTCGATCCCGCACGCACGCGCGGTGCGCGCGCGCGACGCCTGCCGATCCCCTGCCAGGGGCCGGGCGCGACGACGATGCGCCGCTCGTCGCCCCCTGCCGAGCCGGGCGAAGTCGAAGAGATCACCGGCACGACGGTGCCTCCGCAATCGAGCTATTGACATCCCGAGGATCCCACGCCGTGCTGCCCGCGTCGCTGCGACTGAACGTCGACCTCCTGCCCCAGCCGACCGAAACCACTTGCGGGCCGACCTGCCTGCACGCGGTGTATCGGTACTGGGGCGAGGACATCTCGCTCGACGCGGTGATCAGGCGCACGCGCGCGCTGATCCATGGCGGCACTTACGCAGTGTTCCTCGCGTGCGACGCGCTCGCGAACGGGTTCGAAGCAACGATCTACACATACAACCTCACCGTGTTCGATCCGACCTGGTTCCGCAACAGGATGGACATCGCCGAGCGGCTGCAGGCGCAGCGCGAAGTCAAGGACAACCCGCGCCTGCTGCACGCCACCGAGGGTTACCTCGATTTCCTGCGCCTCGGCGGGCGGTTGCGGTTCACCGACCTGTCGCCGCCGATGTTGCGCGGGCTGCTGCGCCGGCGGTATCCGATCATCACCGGGCTCAGTTCGACGTTCCTGTACCGCACTGCGCGGGAATTCGGCCCGAACGACATTCCGGACGACGTGCGCGGCACGCCCTCGGGGCACTTCGTCATCATCGCGGGATACGATCGGCCGGCACGCCGCCTGCTCGTCGCCGACCCGTACGGCCCCCATCCCTACGGCGGCATGCGCGAATACTGGATCAGGATGGATCGCGTCATTGCTTCGACACTCCTGGGCATCGTCACCCACGACGCGAACCTGCTGGTGATCTCGCCGCGCAAGCCCAAGCCTGCCGACCCGGAGCTGTCGTGAATTCGCTCATCGTCGTCGAAGACCCCGGCGACTGGCCGCTGGGCGAGAGCGGCCCGCCAGTCGTTCCCGCCCGCAGTTACCTGACCGACCCGGCCTACGGCGAAGACCGCTCGGCCCGCGTGTTCAACCTGTGCCAGTCGTTCCACTACCAGAAGCTCGGCTACTACGTTTCGCTGCTCGCCGAGGCGCGCGGGCATCGGCCGTGGCCGCCCGCCGGCACGATCGAGGACCTGCAGTCGCAGAACCTCGTCCAGGTGCTGACGAGCGAGCTCGCACAGCTTGTCGAGCAGACCCTCGCGCCGCTGAAGTCTGCGCAGTTCGAGCTGAGCGTGTATTTCGGCCTGAATGTCGCGCAGCGCTACAACGTGCTCGCCGGCCAGCTCTTCAAGCTGCTGCAGGTGCCGCTGCTGCGAGCCCGCTTCGA
Coding sequences within it:
- a CDS encoding CBS domain-containing protein gives rise to the protein MQVSEAMTMDVRMLDPEQTIEDAARMMAEWNVGSLPVNDGEKLIGMVTDRDIAIRAVAAGKNSDTRVRDVMTKEVKYCFEDEDIAHVARNMGDEQIHRLVVLDRNKRLVGIVALADIANTEGAEPAGEAVCGISEPGGSTH
- a CDS encoding DUF1328 domain-containing protein, whose protein sequence is MLYYAAIFLVIAIVAALFGFGGIASGAVGIAKILFYIFLVIAVISLILGIMQK
- a CDS encoding BON domain-containing protein is translated as MKRRFSILVACLGLALAGCNDRPAEPGTTTGAAPGTTADTTERVDTNANRAGQAVDDAVLTTKVKTALLAEEGLDAGAISVSSEKGVVTLTGSIPATQVPRADAVARKVEGVQEVINALAAPPPS
- a CDS encoding DUF3309 family protein — translated: MIATDVVTLTCADAPRRPDVAASIAVRRARKLHVLITAASAACLQRTTIMALSTILLILLVLLLVGALPTWGYSSSWGYGPSGLLGFLLVVLLVLVLLGVL